A single window of Paenibacillus sp. SYP-B4298 DNA harbors:
- a CDS encoding copper amine oxidase N-terminal domain-containing protein has translation MLWRLRLLLFVFIVALMLNDLSIPHAAQAAPSQSEVTIRVNGKTVDMKESPAYVDSRLHLTYVPLRFVSEALGAKVNWKNMKSPIKVTLTEPIRQEITVWLDRKQAILNDTTVELAGGPTLNNGRLMVPLRVISEGLGAKVSWSSIGGGRGIVDITAPWTEPPGSIA, from the coding sequence ATGCTTTGGCGACTACGTCTGCTACTATTCGTCTTCATTGTTGCTCTCATGCTGAATGACCTGTCCATTCCTCATGCCGCGCAAGCAGCACCCTCTCAATCAGAGGTGACCATCCGGGTGAATGGCAAGACTGTCGATATGAAGGAAAGCCCGGCATATGTGGATTCAAGGCTGCATCTGACCTATGTGCCTCTGCGTTTTGTATCCGAAGCTCTTGGGGCAAAGGTGAATTGGAAGAACATGAAATCACCGATTAAGGTCACCCTGACGGAGCCGATTCGGCAAGAGATTACGGTGTGGCTAGACCGCAAGCAAGCGATCTTGAACGATACTACAGTAGAGCTTGCCGGCGGCCCCACACTGAACAATGGGCGGCTCATGGTGCCGCTGCGCGTCATTTCCGAAGGGCTAGGCGCCAAAGTAAGCTGGAGCTCTATCGGTGGCGGGAGAGGGATTGTGGACATCACAGCGCCTTGGACCGAGCCCCCGGGTTCGATCGCATGA
- a CDS encoding carbohydrate ABC transporter permease, with amino-acid sequence MMLKWKQAVRHLFMIVFSLIMVYPIIWWVGASLKTNSELSSPNIFPTVPQWSNFTDGWKAIPGRTFTDFYLNTFQLEIAVLIATLLSCTLVAFGFGRLDFPLKRFWFALLMLTLMLPGQVLIIPQYAMFHQLGWVNTYWPFIVPHLLAGGAGGTFFVFLLIQFVRGIPKELDESAKIDGCSWFGIYWRIVMPLTKPAIVTVMIFCFLWNWDDFLGHLLYINSVEKYTVGLALRMINDSQAGQQWGQLLAMSLVSIMPATLVFMFLQKYFVEGIATTGIKG; translated from the coding sequence ATGATGCTTAAATGGAAGCAGGCAGTTCGCCATCTGTTTATGATTGTCTTCAGCTTGATCATGGTGTACCCCATCATCTGGTGGGTGGGGGCATCGCTCAAGACGAATAGCGAGCTGAGCTCACCGAACATTTTCCCAACGGTCCCGCAATGGAGCAATTTCACGGATGGCTGGAAGGCGATTCCCGGACGGACCTTCACGGATTTCTATCTCAATACATTCCAGCTTGAAATTGCGGTGCTCATTGCTACGCTGCTCTCCTGTACGTTGGTGGCCTTCGGATTCGGGCGGCTGGATTTCCCGCTCAAGCGGTTCTGGTTCGCACTGCTGATGCTGACGCTGATGCTGCCAGGACAGGTGCTCATCATTCCGCAGTATGCGATGTTTCACCAGCTAGGCTGGGTCAATACGTATTGGCCATTCATCGTCCCTCACTTGCTGGCAGGCGGGGCAGGCGGCACCTTCTTCGTCTTCCTGCTCATCCAGTTCGTGCGGGGAATTCCGAAGGAGCTGGATGAGTCGGCTAAAATTGACGGCTGCTCGTGGTTCGGCATCTACTGGCGTATCGTCATGCCGCTGACAAAGCCGGCGATTGTAACCGTCATGATCTTCTGCTTCCTCTGGAACTGGGATGACTTCCTCGGCCATCTGCTCTATATCAACTCCGTCGAGAAGTACACGGTCGGTCTGGCCCTGCGGATGATTAACGATTCACAGGCAGGTCAGCAATGGGGACAACTACTGGCCATGTCGCTTGTCTCCATCATGCCGGCGACACTGGTGTTCATGTTCCTGCAGAAATACTTTGTGGAAGGCATCGCGACCACAGGCATCAAGGGCTAG
- a CDS encoding alpha-glucuronidase family glycosyl hydrolase, whose amino-acid sequence MTTQSISYPYGSGYHAWLAYQEITDADQRQRYAVWCSQISTNETHETIRAAAAELERGVSSLLGAKPAVTSELGEGGIVLGTFGGNEQIAAVWKSELPDIGEDGYAIRTESGRIVIGAPSAAGVLYGAFHLLRLIGSGEPLDALDVTERPANGLRMINQWDNIDGSIERGYAGRSIFYDQDEITTDLDRIRDYARLLSSVGLNAIAINNVNVHKYETMFLTDRYLPQIAALADVFRVYGIKLFLSINYASPLEIGGLSTADPLAPAVREWWKAKAAEVYAAIPDFGGFLVKADSENRPGPFSYDRDHADGANMLAEALLPYGGLVIWRCFVYNCKQDWRDRSTDRARAAYDHFKPLDGRFMDNVILQIKNGPMDFQVREPVSPLFGAMEHTNQVIEFQVTQEYTGQQRHVCYLVPQWKEVLDFNTYAKGEASPVKRIVDGSVFQRRHNGFAAVSNIGADSNWTGHLLAQANLYGFGRLAWNPEATSEQIAREWVTLALSRSEQVIRTVCGILLDSLDIYESYTAPLGVGWMVNPNHHYGPNVDGYEYDKWGTYHFADCHGIGVDRTVASGTGYAGQYQGANAVAYESLENCPDELLLFFHHVPYTHKLHSGVTVIQHIYNTHFDGAERAAQLVERWGELESVLDDQIYAQVAERLSEQAEHAKEWRDIINTYFLRKSGIADEQGRTIY is encoded by the coding sequence ATGACAACGCAATCGATATCGTATCCATACGGCTCAGGCTACCACGCCTGGCTGGCTTATCAAGAAATTACAGATGCGGATCAGCGGCAGCGCTATGCTGTGTGGTGCAGCCAGATCAGTACGAATGAAACTCACGAGACGATTCGTGCGGCAGCCGCCGAACTGGAGCGGGGCGTGAGCTCCCTGCTCGGCGCGAAGCCTGCTGTCACATCAGAGCTAGGCGAAGGCGGCATCGTGCTTGGTACGTTCGGCGGCAACGAGCAGATCGCCGCAGTCTGGAAGTCGGAGCTGCCGGATATCGGGGAGGACGGCTATGCCATCCGCACGGAGAGCGGACGCATTGTAATTGGTGCCCCTTCCGCAGCAGGCGTGTTATACGGCGCCTTTCATCTGCTGCGTCTGATCGGCTCGGGCGAGCCGCTGGACGCGCTGGATGTGACTGAGCGTCCAGCCAATGGTCTGCGTATGATCAATCAGTGGGACAATATCGATGGGAGCATCGAGCGCGGCTATGCCGGACGATCGATATTCTATGACCAGGATGAGATTACAACCGATCTGGATCGGATTCGCGACTATGCGCGTCTGCTGTCCTCGGTTGGGCTGAATGCGATTGCGATCAATAATGTCAATGTCCATAAGTACGAGACGATGTTCCTGACGGATCGCTATCTGCCGCAGATCGCTGCGCTGGCGGATGTGTTCAGAGTTTACGGCATCAAGCTGTTCCTGAGCATCAACTATGCCAGCCCGCTGGAGATTGGCGGCTTGTCGACAGCCGATCCGCTCGCCCCGGCTGTCCGCGAGTGGTGGAAGGCGAAGGCGGCGGAGGTGTATGCTGCTATTCCAGACTTTGGAGGCTTCCTCGTCAAGGCGGATTCAGAGAATCGCCCGGGGCCGTTCTCCTATGACCGCGATCATGCGGACGGAGCGAACATGCTGGCTGAAGCGCTGCTCCCTTACGGCGGCCTCGTCATCTGGCGTTGCTTTGTGTATAACTGCAAGCAGGACTGGCGGGATCGCTCGACCGACCGGGCGCGCGCTGCATATGACCATTTCAAGCCGCTTGACGGCCGTTTCATGGATAATGTCATCCTGCAGATCAAGAATGGTCCGATGGACTTCCAGGTGCGTGAGCCGGTATCGCCGCTATTCGGCGCAATGGAGCATACGAACCAGGTCATCGAGTTCCAGGTTACACAGGAGTACACCGGGCAGCAGCGCCATGTCTGCTATCTGGTGCCGCAGTGGAAGGAAGTGCTCGACTTCAACACGTATGCTAAGGGCGAAGCTTCGCCAGTCAAGCGCATCGTAGACGGCAGCGTGTTCCAGCGGCGTCATAACGGCTTTGCCGCCGTATCCAATATCGGAGCAGATTCCAACTGGACAGGACATCTGCTGGCGCAGGCCAATCTATACGGCTTTGGTCGTCTGGCTTGGAATCCTGAGGCTACATCGGAGCAGATCGCTCGCGAATGGGTGACGCTGGCCCTGTCGCGCAGTGAGCAGGTGATTCGCACCGTGTGCGGCATTCTGCTGGATTCTCTCGATATTTACGAATCGTACACCGCACCGCTCGGCGTAGGCTGGATGGTTAACCCGAACCATCACTATGGCCCGAATGTGGACGGCTATGAGTATGATAAATGGGGGACTTATCATTTTGCCGACTGCCACGGCATCGGAGTTGATCGCACGGTGGCGAGCGGCACCGGCTATGCAGGGCAGTATCAAGGCGCGAACGCGGTAGCCTACGAGTCGCTGGAGAATTGCCCGGATGAGCTGTTGCTCTTCTTCCATCATGTGCCGTATACGCACAAGCTTCATTCCGGCGTCACTGTCATTCAGCATATCTACAACACGCATTTCGACGGTGCAGAGCGCGCGGCGCAGTTGGTGGAGCGCTGGGGCGAGCTGGAGAGTGTGCTGGATGACCAAATCTACGCACAAGTTGCAGAGCGGCTGTCGGAGCAGGCGGAGCATGCCAAGGAATGGCGCGACATCATCAATACGTACTTCCTGCGCAAGAGCGGCATTGCCGATGAGCAGGGACGCACAATCTATTAA
- a CDS encoding TM2 domain-containing protein, producing MNQYQPPNHQSSPQAVPHIIINNGPYPYQPKSTIVALLLCFFLGGFGFHRFYVGKVGTGLLYFFTLGLFGIGILFDFIMILIGSFRDKAGYPLQ from the coding sequence ATGAACCAATACCAACCGCCTAACCATCAATCTTCTCCGCAAGCTGTTCCTCACATTATTATTAACAATGGCCCGTATCCCTATCAGCCCAAAAGCACTATTGTTGCCTTGCTGCTATGCTTTTTCTTAGGGGGATTCGGCTTCCATCGGTTCTATGTGGGCAAGGTTGGCACAGGACTTCTTTACTTTTTCACGCTAGGTCTCTTTGGAATCGGAATTCTGTTCGATTTCATTATGATATTGATTGGCTCGTTCAGGGACAAAGCAGGATACCCCCTGCAGTAA
- a CDS encoding carbohydrate ABC transporter permease has translation MNRSASAAAGTGRSKHRSSFLKRWDAPIAGYLFISPWLLGFIGLTAYPMLLSLYYSFTDYTLMEQVSWVGLENYEKIFNNDGKFVQSVKVTFLYVLASVPLKLVAALLVAIILNRAVRGISAYRTAIYFPSLIGGSIAVSLLWSNMFGVDGFFNKILAAIGIQGQGWVTSPDTALWTLIMLTVWQFGSSMVIFLAGLKQIPNDLYEASSVDGANRFVQFFKVTLPMLSPTIYFNLIMGVINAFQMFTSAYVITKGGPMNSTYVYALYLYERAFSRYQLGYASALAWIMLIMIVVVAALIAVSSKYWVFYENDGGGRKGK, from the coding sequence ATGAACCGTTCTGCATCTGCTGCGGCTGGAACCGGCCGTTCGAAGCACAGAAGCTCCTTCCTGAAGCGGTGGGATGCGCCCATAGCGGGCTATCTGTTTATATCCCCGTGGCTGCTCGGCTTCATCGGGCTGACCGCGTATCCGATGCTGTTATCCCTGTATTATTCATTTACGGATTATACCTTGATGGAGCAGGTAAGCTGGGTCGGGCTAGAGAATTACGAGAAAATCTTCAATAATGACGGGAAATTTGTGCAATCTGTGAAGGTTACCTTCCTGTATGTACTTGCTTCCGTACCGCTCAAGCTGGTCGCCGCGCTGTTGGTCGCGATTATTCTGAACAGGGCAGTGCGCGGTATCTCGGCTTATCGCACGGCGATCTACTTTCCTTCCCTGATCGGGGGAAGCATCGCTGTATCGCTGCTGTGGAGCAATATGTTCGGTGTAGATGGCTTCTTCAACAAAATACTGGCGGCCATCGGTATTCAGGGTCAAGGCTGGGTCACCAGTCCAGACACGGCCTTATGGACGTTGATTATGCTGACCGTATGGCAATTCGGCTCCTCGATGGTTATTTTCCTTGCGGGCTTGAAGCAGATTCCAAATGATCTGTATGAAGCGTCCTCGGTGGATGGGGCGAACCGGTTCGTGCAATTTTTCAAGGTTACGCTGCCAATGCTGTCGCCGACAATCTACTTCAACCTGATCATGGGTGTTATTAATGCGTTTCAGATGTTTACCTCGGCGTATGTGATTACGAAGGGCGGGCCGATGAACTCGACCTATGTGTATGCCTTGTATCTGTATGAACGGGCCTTTAGCCGTTATCAGCTTGGCTACGCTTCGGCTCTGGCCTGGATTATGCTGATTATGATCGTGGTGGTTGCGGCGCTGATCGCGGTCAGCTCCAAGTACTGGGTATTCTACGAAAATGATGGCGGGGGGAGGAAAGGCAAATGA
- a CDS encoding ABC transporter substrate-binding protein, with the protein MPKWKRYLTLFIAAAVVISLAACGNGNKEQQAPSTGGEAASNGDVKLRIMWWGSQERHEATLAVLDMYTKANPHVTFDPEYSGMDGYLDKLSTQAAANNAPDVIQLDPGWISDWSARNQLADLSSGINLSNVDQKVLSGGQYNGTQYAIPLGSVAYGMIYDKAALEKVGVPAPSNGWSWDDFFAMAKEMKGKLPEGQYFTKDYAGDYFAYSAYQYAQGKGQVVTNEGVFNVDQDTFLAWTKQFEELRKEGIVPPADLNASDKEFDPTMDLLVSGKIVIRLSFSNNLGAWNSLKEGAYALVTMPRAVEAGGWLKPSMFFGISATSKHAEEAKKFVDWFINSPDAAGVLKTARGMPVNSEIATTLEAQLSDTDKAGLELLRATEKDGQTFSAGAKGWTNFIDKDWPLVRDELSFGKTTPEEAYEKLKQAAAEYE; encoded by the coding sequence ATGCCGAAATGGAAGCGTTACCTAACACTATTCATCGCTGCTGCGGTTGTTATCTCGTTGGCGGCATGTGGTAATGGCAATAAGGAACAACAGGCTCCATCAACTGGAGGGGAAGCAGCCAGCAATGGGGATGTCAAGCTCCGCATCATGTGGTGGGGCTCGCAGGAGCGTCATGAAGCAACGTTGGCTGTACTCGATATGTATACGAAAGCGAATCCGCATGTAACCTTCGACCCGGAATATTCCGGCATGGATGGTTATCTGGATAAGCTGTCTACCCAAGCGGCTGCCAATAATGCGCCCGATGTGATCCAACTCGATCCGGGCTGGATCTCGGACTGGTCGGCACGCAATCAATTAGCGGACCTCTCTTCGGGAATCAACCTGTCCAATGTGGATCAGAAGGTGCTCTCTGGCGGACAATATAATGGGACGCAGTATGCCATTCCGCTCGGCTCGGTTGCATATGGTATGATCTATGACAAGGCTGCTCTTGAGAAGGTGGGAGTACCGGCTCCTTCCAACGGCTGGAGCTGGGATGATTTCTTCGCGATGGCGAAGGAGATGAAGGGCAAGCTGCCTGAGGGGCAATACTTCACGAAGGATTATGCGGGCGACTACTTCGCTTACAGCGCATACCAATATGCGCAAGGCAAAGGGCAGGTTGTTACGAATGAAGGTGTGTTTAATGTAGACCAGGATACCTTCCTGGCCTGGACGAAGCAATTCGAGGAGCTGCGCAAGGAGGGAATCGTTCCTCCGGCTGACCTGAACGCTTCCGATAAAGAGTTTGATCCAACGATGGATCTACTCGTCTCCGGTAAAATTGTAATCCGTCTATCCTTCTCCAACAACCTGGGCGCATGGAACAGTCTGAAGGAAGGCGCATATGCGCTGGTGACGATGCCTCGTGCGGTTGAGGCGGGCGGTTGGCTGAAGCCATCGATGTTCTTCGGCATCTCGGCTACCTCCAAGCACGCTGAGGAAGCGAAGAAGTTCGTGGACTGGTTCATCAATAGTCCTGATGCAGCAGGCGTGCTGAAGACTGCTCGCGGCATGCCGGTAAATAGTGAGATTGCGACTACACTTGAAGCACAACTGAGTGATACGGATAAGGCTGGGCTTGAGCTGCTGCGTGCGACCGAGAAGGATGGACAGACCTTCAGCGCTGGCGCCAAGGGCTGGACCAACTTTATCGACAAAGATTGGCCGCTGGTTCGGGATGAACTGAGCTTCGGCAAGACGACTCCAGAAGAAGCCTATGAGAAGCTGAAGCAGGCCGCGGCGGAGTACGAATAA
- a CDS encoding response regulator transcription factor, translated as MWKIAIIDDDRQVLQGMKRAIPWEELNAEWAGDALNGADGLELIRRVEPDVVITDIYMPVMNGLDMIEQLREEEYGGKIIILSGYSDFEYARQALRLHVSDYMSKPISLPTLNSVLGKALQELAEEEEARNRHNELADKLKRYEPFVEKEWVSSAVTGTLDRSYKSGDLPEPYQYWTEQEHLVIGIELVRDVRASELSLPDWNLFRFALRNIVCEVAQGTGLKYEYAEMHGTRSVLLLHPERGSDPAMLAQRMDRLGTELIDCMQSYLKLVIRVGIGSLKQEWQQIPDSTEEAFHAIESREIGGENGYYLYRYAALTDEGQGSGGPPLRPVKLYAELAGAIKTSQEAMAHQIVSGYMEQLEGQDGISPEYLQMLAGELWGIFAYCLHEVGMVLDDIFPNHQIAKELAGISRIDQLREWLKDKITVICSSRQWRGNSKHRQAVDFMIQYIHEHYTEDITLSELADKVYISRNYLAIIFKNMTGETFNTYLTRVRIERAKELIMEKNMLVYEVAEQVGYRNVPYFSTLFKKYTGMNPTELVK; from the coding sequence ATGTGGAAGATCGCAATTATTGACGATGACAGACAAGTGCTGCAAGGCATGAAGCGTGCGATTCCGTGGGAGGAGCTAAATGCGGAATGGGCGGGCGACGCTCTGAATGGTGCTGACGGACTGGAGCTGATTCGCCGAGTGGAGCCGGACGTTGTCATAACTGACATCTATATGCCTGTTATGAATGGACTGGACATGATCGAGCAGTTGCGAGAGGAGGAGTATGGGGGGAAAATCATTATCTTAAGTGGATACTCCGACTTCGAATATGCCCGCCAGGCGCTTCGCCTTCATGTAAGTGATTATATGTCCAAGCCAATCAGTCTCCCGACGCTCAACTCGGTGCTTGGCAAGGCGCTGCAGGAGCTGGCTGAGGAGGAGGAGGCGCGTAATCGTCATAACGAGCTGGCAGATAAGCTGAAGCGATATGAGCCTTTTGTGGAGAAGGAATGGGTCAGTTCGGCTGTAACCGGCACATTGGATCGTTCCTATAAAAGCGGAGATCTGCCGGAGCCCTACCAATACTGGACCGAGCAGGAACATCTGGTCATCGGTATCGAACTGGTACGTGATGTTAGAGCCAGTGAATTAAGTCTCCCGGATTGGAATCTGTTCCGATTCGCATTGCGCAACATCGTGTGCGAGGTAGCGCAGGGTACAGGGCTGAAATATGAATATGCGGAGATGCACGGGACACGTTCCGTGCTGTTGCTGCATCCAGAGCGGGGGAGTGATCCGGCTATGCTTGCGCAGCGTATGGATCGGCTTGGTACCGAACTGATCGATTGCATGCAAAGTTACCTAAAGCTGGTCATCCGTGTGGGAATCGGCAGCTTGAAGCAGGAATGGCAGCAGATACCGGATTCCACGGAGGAAGCCTTCCACGCTATCGAGAGTCGAGAAATCGGGGGAGAGAACGGCTATTATTTGTACCGATATGCCGCCCTTACAGATGAGGGCCAGGGATCAGGCGGACCTCCGCTACGCCCTGTGAAGCTCTATGCAGAGCTTGCAGGGGCGATTAAGACCAGCCAGGAAGCGATGGCTCACCAGATTGTTAGCGGGTATATGGAGCAGCTAGAGGGGCAGGATGGAATCTCTCCAGAGTATTTGCAGATGCTTGCTGGGGAGCTATGGGGAATTTTCGCTTATTGCTTGCATGAGGTGGGGATGGTGCTGGATGATATCTTTCCGAATCATCAGATTGCCAAAGAACTTGCGGGTATCAGCCGCATCGATCAACTGAGAGAGTGGCTGAAGGACAAAATAACAGTCATCTGCAGTAGTCGCCAGTGGCGTGGCAACAGCAAGCACCGGCAAGCCGTTGATTTTATGATTCAATATATTCATGAGCACTACACAGAGGACATCACATTAAGTGAGCTGGCAGACAAGGTATATATATCCCGTAATTATCTGGCGATCATCTTCAAGAACATGACGGGGGAAACCTTCAACACCTATCTGACACGTGTGCGGATTGAAAGGGCGAAGGAATTAATCATGGAGAAAAATATGCTCGTCTATGAAGTCGCGGAACAGGTTGGCTACCGAAATGTACCGTATTTCAGCACGCTGTTCAAGAAGTACACTGGAATGAACCCGACCGAATTAGTTAAGTGA
- a CDS encoding TraB/GumN family protein: MHKKKIIALFVSLFMLMSIFSTAQAAEKSISVMLNGKQLELGQAEPIVEKGTTLAPMQPLLEQLGATYSWDEKTKTASASKSELTMEFQLGSQEAQVNGKTLQLALAPKQVKGVTYVPVRFVGEALGYTVSWSQADRAVLLTSEMATQAEAGRGFLWKVENKGNTVYLLGSIHVAKKDMYPLRDEIENALIAADKLSVEIDLTRIDQNALAATTLALAQYNDGTTLKDHISADTYAKVQKFLKDNGAPTNALDGFKPWAVTQTISSSQIAAAGYQPEIGIDMYLMNKANEMKKPIISLESVDSQLNMFNNFSDPLQEKLLLQTLEAGEGEDSSQGIDMLTKMWAEGDEEVLLQLTQALGWDKEYYKGMLTDRNIAMTEQIIDYLNSDKKETHLVVVGSLHMLDKDGLVTLLEKAGFEVEKQ, translated from the coding sequence ATGCACAAGAAAAAAATCATCGCACTATTTGTATCGTTGTTCATGCTAATGTCGATCTTCTCTACTGCACAGGCGGCAGAGAAATCCATCTCCGTTATGCTGAACGGCAAGCAACTGGAGCTTGGCCAGGCTGAGCCCATTGTAGAGAAGGGCACAACGCTTGCGCCAATGCAACCGCTGCTGGAGCAGCTTGGCGCAACCTACAGTTGGGATGAGAAGACGAAGACCGCCAGCGCTTCCAAGTCCGAGCTGACGATGGAGTTTCAGTTAGGCAGTCAGGAAGCACAGGTTAATGGCAAGACGCTGCAATTAGCTCTTGCACCGAAGCAAGTGAAGGGTGTCACGTATGTCCCGGTTCGCTTCGTCGGCGAGGCGCTGGGCTACACCGTCAGTTGGAGCCAGGCCGACCGGGCTGTATTGCTCACATCAGAGATGGCTACGCAAGCAGAAGCAGGCCGCGGCTTTCTCTGGAAGGTAGAGAACAAGGGGAATACCGTCTACCTGCTCGGTTCAATCCACGTTGCGAAGAAGGACATGTATCCGCTGCGCGACGAGATTGAGAATGCGCTGATTGCAGCGGACAAGCTGAGTGTCGAGATTGATCTGACCCGTATCGATCAGAATGCGCTGGCTGCTACAACTCTAGCGCTGGCTCAGTACAATGATGGGACAACACTGAAGGATCATATCTCTGCTGACACCTATGCGAAGGTCCAGAAGTTCCTGAAGGATAATGGCGCGCCAACCAACGCGCTGGATGGCTTCAAGCCATGGGCTGTAACTCAAACCATCTCCTCCAGCCAGATTGCCGCTGCCGGCTATCAGCCAGAGATTGGCATTGATATGTATCTGATGAACAAGGCGAATGAAATGAAGAAGCCGATCATCTCCTTGGAATCTGTTGATTCCCAGTTGAATATGTTCAACAACTTCTCTGACCCGCTGCAAGAGAAGCTCCTGCTGCAAACACTGGAGGCTGGTGAAGGAGAAGATTCCTCGCAAGGCATCGATATGCTGACCAAGATGTGGGCTGAAGGGGATGAAGAGGTGCTGCTGCAGTTGACCCAGGCTCTAGGATGGGATAAGGAATACTACAAGGGCATGCTCACAGACCGCAACATCGCAATGACGGAGCAGATCATTGACTATCTGAACAGCGATAAGAAGGAAACCCATCTGGTTGTCGTCGGCTCGCTCCATATGCTGGACAAGGATGGTCTCGTTACACTGCTGGAGAAGGCCGGGTTCGAGGTAGAGAAGCAATAA
- a CDS encoding cache domain-containing sensor histidine kinase encodes MINPFKKYKVDHLFFRSFSLFIILVLGCTVWASYRISSAELAKTTSYYQQQLLDELNSEISARLITIEQISLSTSRDNELLTLLAGKQDKYDRYRQSKSVEQALANLTYSIPLIQGIDLYMKEPWRTDTRSYIQFKDVSEVTEQVWYDALQNNDFAWSREHTVRSFQGDVPVISFIRQLVYDDSYIGTLVIHVKAANIGAMLAGQNGTANRMMIDAAGRQLLTIGEVPSESELSEWVSGNVGQSGTAQIDSAHGRKDTLLVYSKLSDSNWMLVEVTPWQQITAGSIRLAEVIGLIGIAAVLLTLVLTHLLSRQFTRPIKQLVEAMGSYSVTGKKTELPFDYENEFGYLFAGYRKQNERIEALYLSLRERHEQQRKAEIEALQANINPHFLYNTLDQLNWMAIASGQHEMSRILELMGRMFRIGLSNGEPFITIEDEMTHISCYLEIQQLRWGSGLEYTLTASPALRKLYIPKMLLQPFVENSVVHGFNARSSGWIGIRIEQEGERLIITIEDDGSGLLRKVEEEHRRKTGGYGIRNVRERIAAYFGDPYGAELSARAEGGTCVTIVLPLVAERPEAVRDGKEDSSG; translated from the coding sequence ATGATCAATCCATTTAAAAAATATAAGGTCGACCACCTTTTTTTCAGAAGCTTCAGCTTGTTTATCATCCTCGTGCTGGGCTGTACCGTCTGGGCCAGCTATCGAATCTCCTCGGCGGAGCTAGCCAAGACGACCTCCTATTACCAGCAACAACTGCTGGACGAGTTGAATAGTGAGATTTCAGCCCGACTGATTACGATTGAGCAGATCTCTCTGTCCACCTCGCGGGATAACGAGCTGCTCACGCTGCTAGCTGGCAAGCAGGATAAGTATGACCGCTACCGGCAATCCAAGAGCGTAGAGCAGGCGCTGGCGAATCTTACCTACTCCATTCCGCTGATCCAGGGGATTGATCTCTATATGAAGGAACCGTGGCGCACCGATACACGCAGTTATATACAGTTTAAGGATGTTAGCGAGGTGACGGAGCAGGTCTGGTATGATGCGCTGCAGAACAATGATTTCGCCTGGTCTCGCGAGCATACAGTGCGAAGCTTTCAGGGCGATGTTCCGGTCATCAGCTTCATACGGCAATTGGTTTACGATGACAGCTATATCGGCACACTCGTCATTCATGTGAAGGCTGCTAATATCGGAGCGATGCTTGCAGGGCAGAATGGAACGGCGAACCGGATGATGATCGATGCTGCAGGAAGGCAATTGCTCACAATTGGGGAGGTGCCCTCCGAGTCGGAGCTGTCCGAATGGGTCAGCGGCAACGTTGGGCAGTCCGGTACAGCGCAAATCGACAGTGCTCATGGGCGCAAGGATACGCTGCTCGTCTACTCCAAGCTGTCGGACTCGAACTGGATGCTGGTGGAGGTCACGCCATGGCAGCAGATCACCGCAGGCAGCATTCGACTAGCCGAGGTTATCGGATTGATCGGTATAGCTGCCGTGCTGTTGACGCTGGTTCTGACCCATCTGCTAAGCCGCCAGTTTACAAGGCCGATCAAGCAATTGGTGGAGGCGATGGGCTCCTACTCGGTGACAGGGAAGAAGACGGAGCTGCCCTTCGATTACGAGAATGAGTTCGGCTATCTGTTCGCAGGATACCGCAAGCAGAATGAGCGGATCGAGGCGCTCTATCTATCGCTGCGCGAGCGCCACGAGCAGCAGCGCAAGGCTGAGATTGAAGCGTTGCAGGCCAATATTAATCCGCATTTCCTCTATAATACACTGGATCAGTTGAATTGGATGGCCATTGCGTCCGGGCAGCATGAGATGAGCCGCATATTGGAGCTGATGGGACGGATGTTCCGCATCGGCTTGTCGAATGGAGAGCCGTTCATCACAATTGAGGATGAGATGACGCATATTTCATGCTACCTGGAGATTCAGCAGTTGCGCTGGGGGAGTGGGCTGGAATATACACTGACCGCATCTCCCGCGCTGCGCAAGCTGTATATCCCGAAGATGCTGCTGCAGCCCTTTGTGGAAAATTCAGTCGTGCACGGCTTTAACGCACGCAGCAGCGGTTGGATCGGCATTCGGATCGAGCAGGAAGGGGAGCGCCTGATCATTACGATTGAGGATGATGGCAGCGGTCTGCTGCGGAAGGTGGAGGAGGAGCACAGACGCAAGACAGGCGGCTACGGTATCCGTAATGTACGCGAGCGGATCGCCGCGTACTTTGGCGATCCCTACGGTGCAGAGCTTAGCGCGCGTGCAGAGGGCGGAACGTGCGTTACGATCGTACTGCCGCTTGTTGCAGAGCGCCCCGAGGCCGTCCGTGACGGGAAGGAGGATAGCAGCGGCTAG